One window from the genome of Commensalibacter oyaizuii encodes:
- the cydC gene encoding thiol reductant ABC exporter subunit CydC — translation MSQIQDPLTRSETIKAAFKQIFHVWRPHRNSLFLGCVFSLIALALGLALMSFAGEKIALTAMGIVMISSALLKLLGGGRLLMRYIERLYTHNVMFKAIADLRVWFFSTLSKGAAAGLGFRHSGDILSRLVSDIETLDGLYLRIILPFLGAIVTFLVLLIGIGMINLPLAISIAALYAVAGFVCPFLSAIITRKRGKTLIEGIARLRIGVFDFVQGLREIRAFGVGDRVSAHLQTIEGQLFRQHYLQAKNIAGISFITFLCGQVAILLILLAALNMVFHDIRTTHIVFCLFLTITAFEGTLPLTKAGGLAGQIMNAATRVVGVNKGQIGYNNPDGKLEAPIQTHIEFQNMCFQWSKDRPWVYQDLNMIINQGERVAIVGPSGIGKSTLAALLLKVVTPQSGRILLGGKDLSDLSADSVRKKIAWLSQKTHLFDDTIRENLLLGKPDATENELWQALSEAAVADVVRAMPDGLDTWLGEGGVKISGGQGRRVALARTLLSKAPILVLDEPTTGLDADTEKEFFQILNQIGSDRTIILIVHRLTGVEKLDKVWRLSDSHIISEK, via the coding sequence ATGTCACAAATCCAGGATCCTTTAACACGATCTGAAACGATAAAAGCTGCTTTCAAGCAGATTTTTCATGTCTGGCGTCCTCATCGTAATTCTTTATTTTTAGGGTGTGTTTTTTCTCTTATTGCTCTTGCTCTTGGTTTGGCTTTGATGAGTTTTGCTGGTGAAAAAATTGCATTAACTGCCATGGGTATTGTAATGATCAGCTCTGCCCTATTAAAATTATTGGGGGGTGGGCGTTTATTGATGCGTTATATAGAGCGATTATATACGCATAATGTTATGTTCAAGGCTATTGCTGATCTTAGAGTATGGTTTTTTTCTACTTTATCCAAGGGTGCTGCTGCAGGGTTGGGATTTCGCCATAGTGGGGATATATTATCACGTCTTGTCTCGGATATCGAAACTTTGGATGGCTTATATTTACGCATCATTCTGCCTTTTTTAGGGGCTATTGTTACATTTTTGGTACTTTTAATTGGTATTGGCATGATTAACCTGCCTTTAGCTATTTCCATTGCGGCTTTATATGCTGTGGCAGGGTTCGTTTGTCCATTTTTGTCTGCAATTATTACGCGAAAACGGGGAAAAACATTAATAGAGGGGATAGCTCGATTACGGATTGGTGTGTTTGATTTTGTGCAGGGTCTACGGGAAATAAGAGCCTTTGGTGTAGGGGACCGCGTGTCTGCACATTTACAAACGATTGAAGGTCAACTATTTCGCCAACATTACCTGCAAGCTAAAAATATTGCTGGAATTAGTTTTATTACTTTTTTGTGTGGCCAAGTTGCTATTTTGCTTATTTTATTGGCGGCATTAAATATGGTATTCCATGATATTCGAACGACTCATATCGTTTTTTGTTTGTTTTTAACCATTACTGCTTTTGAAGGCACTTTGCCTCTGACCAAGGCGGGGGGATTAGCTGGACAGATCATGAATGCAGCAACGCGTGTCGTTGGTGTAAATAAAGGACAAATTGGGTATAACAATCCCGATGGCAAGTTAGAGGCACCCATACAAACCCACATTGAATTTCAAAATATGTGTTTTCAATGGAGTAAAGATCGACCTTGGGTATATCAAGATTTAAATATGATAATAAACCAAGGGGAAAGAGTAGCCATCGTTGGTCCTTCGGGTATTGGAAAGTCAACCTTGGCGGCATTATTATTAAAAGTCGTTACACCACAAAGTGGACGTATTTTATTGGGTGGAAAGGATCTTTCCGATCTAAGTGCAGATTCCGTTCGGAAAAAAATAGCGTGGTTATCACAAAAAACGCACTTATTTGATGATACGATTCGAGAAAATTTATTGCTTGGAAAGCCTGACGCCACAGAAAACGAGTTATGGCAGGCATTGTCAGAAGCAGCAGTGGCAGATGTTGTCCGTGCCATGCCCGATGGTTTGGATACGTGGCTTGGTGAGGGTGGGGTTAAGATTTCTGGTGGTCAAGGTCGGCGGGTAGCGTTGGCAAGAACATTATTGTCAAAAGCCCCGATTCTTGTATTAGACGAACCTACAACAGGACTAGATGCTGATACAGAGAAAGAGTTTTTTCAAATTTTAAACCAAATTGGATCGGATCGCACAATTATTTTAATTGTTCATCGATTAACTGGGGTTGAAAAGCTGGATAAAGTATGGCGTTTATCTGACAGTCATATAATTTCTGAGAAATAA
- a CDS encoding OmpA family protein, with protein MRRFIPVVFMSLLLVACSQSSKLTANNNRTYVVFFPFASAELDDASVKTIDQAVKYAKHFPQKQVYVEGYAAVYGDLSVDEMLAAQRAKVVAQKITQDGISADRVHDTPRPPEDRKSQIAARRVEIEVK; from the coding sequence ATGCGTCGTTTTATACCAGTTGTATTTATGTCCTTGTTGTTAGTGGCCTGTTCTCAATCTTCAAAGCTAACAGCAAACAATAACAGAACTTATGTAGTTTTTTTCCCATTTGCATCCGCTGAATTGGATGATGCATCTGTTAAAACCATTGATCAAGCCGTTAAATATGCCAAACATTTCCCTCAAAAACAGGTTTATGTTGAGGGATATGCAGCAGTTTACGGTGATTTAAGTGTCGATGAAATGCTGGCCGCACAACGTGCAAAAGTTGTTGCTCAAAAAATCACTCAAGATGGTATTTCTGCTGATCGTGTTCACGATACACCCAGACCACCAGAAGACAGAAAAAGCCAAATTGCTGCACGTCGCGTTGAAATCGAAGTAAAATAA
- the recQ gene encoding DNA helicase RecQ, with amino-acid sequence MDNPFLLNDPHAMGKDKSPQAVLEHVFGYQQFRGLQKQAIDTVMQGQDVLLLMPTGGGKSLCYQIPSLCRAGMGLVISPLIALMDDQVAALRQLGINAGALHSELDARETATIRRDLMNGSLDLLYISPERLLSDEMWRLLQKVQISLIAIDEAHCVSVWGHEFRPEYRLMTNLPSIFPSVPRIALTATADPTTKEDILTALAMKEAKVFQASFHRENLFIRSLPKQGETKQLLTILDKYQNDACIIYCGSRNKAERVAAMLVERGFVALAYHAGLSSLEKRGVLLRFRSGEPLIIVATIAFGMGIDRPDVRLVVHLDMPKGPEHYYQQIGRAGRDGDPAETVLLYGGEDIVKARYWVQQSTSTEEQKKIARSRLDMMVAFAETTHCRTQILLRCFGEELSHPCGHCDNCKYPVSLFNGTIAAQKVLSAVYRTGQRFGALHIINVLKGKKNNNIEHFQHDRLSLFGIGKDKTNQFWRAVIRQLMAKDALRQGIEHSNLFLNQEKALPLLKGEEQLYLREDIAQAEIEKTSSNQVQVTLTTEQQNLFDQLKAWRLSEAREQEVPPYIIFHDSVLREIAVSCPQTNQDLRCIKGLGDTKIQRYGDLLLRYTRNKNNV; translated from the coding sequence ATGGATAATCCTTTCTTATTGAATGATCCTCATGCAATGGGGAAGGATAAATCCCCCCAGGCGGTTTTAGAGCATGTTTTTGGTTATCAACAATTTCGTGGATTACAAAAACAAGCGATCGATACTGTTATGCAAGGGCAGGATGTTTTACTGTTAATGCCCACGGGGGGCGGCAAAAGCCTTTGTTATCAAATTCCGTCTTTATGTCGTGCTGGTATGGGGTTGGTTATTTCCCCCTTGATTGCGTTAATGGATGATCAGGTCGCAGCCCTTCGACAATTAGGGATCAATGCAGGTGCTTTGCATTCAGAACTAGATGCTAGGGAAACCGCGACTATTCGTCGTGATTTAATGAATGGGTCTTTGGATCTATTATATATCTCCCCTGAACGTTTATTATCTGACGAGATGTGGCGTCTCCTTCAAAAAGTGCAGATTTCCCTAATCGCCATTGATGAAGCACATTGTGTTTCTGTATGGGGGCATGAATTTCGTCCTGAATATCGATTGATGACGAATTTACCCTCCATTTTCCCCTCTGTCCCAAGAATAGCCTTAACTGCTACGGCAGACCCTACAACGAAAGAAGATATCCTAACCGCATTAGCGATGAAGGAGGCCAAAGTTTTTCAAGCCAGTTTTCATCGTGAAAATTTATTCATACGATCTTTGCCAAAGCAAGGAGAAACCAAGCAGCTTTTAACCATTCTTGATAAATATCAAAATGATGCATGCATTATTTATTGTGGCAGTCGTAACAAAGCGGAGCGTGTTGCCGCAATGTTAGTCGAGCGTGGTTTTGTAGCACTGGCATATCACGCAGGACTATCATCATTAGAGAAGAGGGGGGTGCTGCTGCGTTTTCGTTCAGGTGAACCCTTGATTATTGTTGCCACTATTGCATTTGGGATGGGAATTGATCGTCCAGACGTCAGGTTGGTTGTGCACTTGGATATGCCTAAAGGGCCAGAACACTATTATCAGCAAATCGGCCGTGCTGGTCGCGATGGTGATCCTGCCGAGACAGTATTGCTTTACGGGGGTGAGGATATCGTCAAAGCCCGATATTGGGTGCAACAATCTACAAGCACAGAGGAGCAAAAGAAAATTGCTCGCTCAAGATTAGATATGATGGTGGCTTTTGCAGAGACAACCCATTGCCGAACACAAATTCTATTACGATGTTTTGGTGAGGAGTTATCACATCCGTGCGGGCATTGCGATAATTGCAAATATCCAGTTTCTCTTTTTAATGGTACGATTGCCGCACAAAAGGTATTGTCCGCAGTTTATCGTACGGGTCAACGTTTCGGTGCTTTGCATATTATTAATGTTTTAAAGGGCAAGAAAAACAATAATATTGAACATTTCCAGCATGATCGTCTGTCATTGTTTGGAATAGGCAAAGATAAAACAAATCAATTTTGGCGTGCGGTCATCAGACAATTAATGGCCAAAGATGCCCTGCGACAGGGGATTGAACATTCCAATTTGTTTTTAAATCAGGAAAAAGCATTACCCTTGTTAAAGGGCGAAGAACAATTGTATTTGCGTGAGGATATTGCCCAAGCAGAGATTGAAAAAACATCGTCCAATCAGGTTCAGGTGACGTTAACAACAGAACAACAGAATTTATTTGACCAATTAAAAGCCTGGCGGCTTTCTGAAGCCAGAGAACAAGAAGTCCCCCCTTATATTATTTTTCATGATTCTGTATTAAGAGAAATAGCTGTTTCATGTCCGCAAACAAACCAAGACCTGCGATGTATAAAGGGGTTAGGCGATACAAAAATTCAACGTTATGGGGATCTTTTATTACGATATACCCGCAATAAAAATAACGTATAA
- the iolG gene encoding inositol 2-dehydrogenase produces the protein MVNIAVLGTGRIGQMHVDNLAAHPRAQLGGVFDVNTSAAQAVANKHNTILFNSINDVFASPKVDAVLISTSTATHADLIEQAVAANKAIFCEKPIDLSLDRIKSCEQKIKGTSLPIMLGFVRRFDKGHSAVRQAVELGKVGDLHQVIITSRDPDMAPDAYIEVSGGIFKDMTIHDFDMARFILGEDITEVFASGSRLVNESLMKRCNDYDTVTIVMKTASGKQCIINNSRRAVYGYDQRVEAFGSQGMAISENHPMNNLRLYSTEFTDQKPALMNFFIDRYGDAFNTEISHFVECIEQGKQPKVGFEDGKQALVLAEAASRSIIEGRTIHTKEI, from the coding sequence ATGGTTAATATCGCTGTTCTTGGTACAGGTCGCATTGGTCAAATGCACGTTGATAATCTTGCAGCCCATCCTAGGGCTCAGTTAGGGGGTGTATTTGATGTTAACACCTCAGCAGCTCAAGCAGTTGCCAATAAACATAATACGATTTTATTTAACTCTATTAACGATGTATTTGCATCGCCAAAGGTTGATGCTGTTTTAATTTCTACGTCCACAGCAACGCATGCTGACTTAATTGAACAAGCTGTTGCCGCAAACAAAGCTATTTTTTGCGAAAAACCAATTGACTTATCTCTTGACCGTATCAAAAGCTGCGAGCAAAAAATTAAAGGTACATCCCTACCAATTATGTTAGGATTTGTCAGACGTTTTGACAAAGGACATAGTGCCGTACGTCAAGCTGTCGAATTGGGAAAAGTCGGGGATTTACATCAAGTTATTATTACTTCTCGTGATCCTGACATGGCTCCAGACGCATATATCGAAGTTTCAGGTGGAATTTTTAAAGACATGACCATTCATGATTTTGATATGGCACGTTTTATATTAGGGGAAGATATTACAGAAGTTTTCGCATCGGGATCGCGTTTGGTCAATGAATCTTTGATGAAACGATGCAACGATTATGATACTGTAACAATCGTTATGAAAACGGCTTCGGGAAAACAATGTATTATTAATAATTCTAGACGTGCTGTTTATGGATATGATCAACGTGTTGAAGCCTTCGGTTCCCAAGGAATGGCCATATCCGAAAATCATCCAATGAATAACCTTAGACTTTACAGCACCGAGTTTACAGATCAAAAACCAGCATTAATGAATTTTTTCATCGATCGTTATGGTGATGCATTTAATACTGAAATCAGTCATTTTGTCGAATGTATCGAACAAGGCAAGCAACCTAAAGTTGGATTTGAAGATGGAAAACAAGCTTTAGTTTTAGCCGAAGCTGCCAGTCGATCCATTATCGAAGGCCGAACCATTCACACAAAAGAAATATAA
- the rpsB gene encoding 30S ribosomal protein S2, with amino-acid sequence MAMPQFTLRQLLEAGVHFGHHTRRWNPKMAPYLFGVRNQVHIIDLQQTVPMLDRALNTVRDTVANGGRVLFVGTKRTASEIVAETAKRCGQYYVNHRWLGGMLTNWKTITNSIKRLRQIEETLDGDVVGLTKKEVLQLTREREKLERSLGGIKEMGGLPDILFIIDTNKEKLAVQEANKLGIPVVAILDSNSDPAGITYPVPGNDDALRSINLYCELVAGAVLDGISAELGASGEDIGASEELPPEIMMEAESPEIPA; translated from the coding sequence ATGGCGATGCCACAATTTACCTTACGTCAATTATTAGAAGCTGGTGTTCACTTTGGACATCATACCCGTCGTTGGAATCCAAAGATGGCCCCATATTTGTTTGGGGTTCGCAACCAAGTTCATATTATCGATTTGCAACAAACCGTTCCTATGTTGGATCGCGCATTGAATACAGTGCGTGATACGGTCGCAAATGGTGGTCGTGTTCTTTTTGTCGGAACAAAACGTACAGCATCTGAAATTGTTGCTGAAACTGCAAAACGCTGCGGTCAATACTATGTAAACCACCGTTGGTTGGGTGGAATGTTGACCAATTGGAAAACAATTACAAACTCAATTAAACGTCTACGTCAAATTGAGGAAACCCTTGATGGGGATGTTGTTGGTTTAACGAAAAAAGAAGTTTTGCAATTAACCCGTGAACGTGAAAAATTAGAGCGTTCTTTGGGCGGTATTAAAGAAATGGGCGGTCTTCCTGATATTTTGTTCATTATTGATACCAATAAAGAAAAGTTAGCTGTACAAGAAGCAAACAAATTAGGTATTCCTGTTGTTGCAATATTGGACAGTAATTCAGATCCAGCTGGGATTACCTATCCTGTTCCTGGAAATGATGATGCTTTACGTTCAATCAATCTGTATTGTGAGCTTGTCGCTGGTGCTGTTTTAGATGGTATTTCTGCTGAGCTTGGTGCTTCTGGTGAAGATATTGGTGCTTCAGAAGAATTGCCTCCTGAAATTATGATGGAAGCAGAAAGTCCTGAAATTCCAGCTTAA
- the tsf gene encoding translation elongation factor Ts, with translation MAEITAALVKELREKTGAGMMDCKKALNETAGNIEEAIDWLRTKGLATAAKKSGRVAAEGLVGVATAGNKAAIVEINAETDFVARNEQFQQFVEDAAKVALTTGDDVEALKNATMENGKTVAENLTNLIATIGENMTIRRVRVLEVGSGVVASYVHGALRPGLGKIAVLVALEAPAASGDLEDLGRKIGMQVAAVRPISLSTSEVPADALEREKAIFVEQARASGKPDNIIEKMIDGRIRKFYEEVVLLEQTWIHDGDSKVKAVVEKSGSKLVAFERFHLGEGIEKEESDFAAEVAQAVKG, from the coding sequence ATGGCTGAAATTACAGCTGCATTAGTTAAAGAATTACGCGAAAAAACCGGTGCTGGTATGATGGATTGTAAAAAAGCACTGAATGAAACCGCCGGTAATATCGAAGAAGCAATCGACTGGTTGCGTACAAAAGGTCTTGCAACGGCTGCAAAAAAATCAGGTCGTGTTGCTGCTGAAGGTCTTGTTGGTGTTGCAACTGCTGGAAACAAAGCTGCGATTGTTGAAATTAACGCTGAAACAGACTTTGTTGCTCGTAATGAACAATTCCAACAATTTGTTGAAGATGCAGCAAAAGTAGCATTAACCACAGGCGATGATGTTGAAGCATTGAAAAATGCAACCATGGAAAATGGTAAAACGGTTGCTGAAAACTTAACTAACTTAATTGCAACGATTGGCGAAAACATGACAATTCGTCGCGTTCGTGTTCTAGAAGTTGGTTCTGGTGTGGTTGCAAGCTATGTTCATGGTGCGTTACGTCCAGGTTTGGGTAAAATTGCTGTGTTGGTTGCCCTTGAAGCACCAGCAGCATCTGGTGATCTTGAAGATTTAGGTCGTAAAATCGGAATGCAAGTTGCAGCTGTTCGCCCAATCTCTTTGAGTACATCAGAGGTTCCAGCAGATGCTTTGGAACGTGAAAAAGCAATCTTTGTTGAACAAGCTCGTGCTTCTGGTAAACCTGATAATATCATTGAAAAAATGATTGATGGTCGTATTCGTAAATTCTATGAAGAGGTTGTATTGCTAGAACAAACATGGATTCATGATGGTGACAGCAAAGTTAAAGCTGTTGTTGAAAAAAGTGGTTCTAAGCTGGTAGCCTTCGAGCGTTTCCATCTTGGTGAAGGTATCGAAAAGGAAGAAAGCGACTTTGCTGCTGAAGTTGCTCAAGCTGTCAAAGGCTAA
- the recO gene encoding DNA repair protein RecO, producing the protein MLTWSSPCIVLNARLYGETDGIASILSLDHGLYRGLVKGMASKKQSPIWQMGNFVAASWSARLQDQLGYLKGELVRANFASLSGHPLAFTILSSICSVAEIGLLERQPVENIAKSLFQLLTLLSLEPHEQSIQILPALLRWEAALLAELGYGLDYTICQQYGANAAYYVSPKTGKVVTEAMAGEWKPRLFRMPSLFIDENDNGNAQDWYDGLLMTGYLLEKHVFSLKNKSLPNARLLLIEKIKHLIK; encoded by the coding sequence ATGTTGACATGGTCTTCTCCCTGCATTGTATTAAATGCACGTTTGTACGGGGAAACAGACGGTATTGCCAGTATCTTGTCGCTTGATCATGGACTATATCGTGGTTTGGTCAAAGGTATGGCTTCAAAAAAGCAATCCCCAATCTGGCAAATGGGTAATTTCGTTGCTGCTTCATGGTCGGCAAGATTGCAAGACCAACTTGGCTATCTTAAGGGTGAATTGGTTAGAGCCAACTTTGCCTCTTTATCTGGGCACCCTTTGGCTTTTACAATTTTATCTTCTATATGTTCTGTTGCTGAGATTGGGTTGCTGGAAAGACAACCTGTTGAAAATATTGCCAAAAGTTTATTTCAATTATTAACATTGCTGAGCCTTGAGCCACACGAGCAATCAATCCAAATCCTACCAGCCTTATTGCGATGGGAAGCTGCTTTATTAGCAGAGCTTGGATACGGGTTGGATTATACAATTTGTCAGCAATATGGTGCCAATGCTGCTTATTATGTTTCACCTAAAACGGGTAAAGTGGTGACCGAGGCCATGGCTGGGGAATGGAAACCACGATTATTTCGAATGCCGTCTCTATTTATTGATGAAAATGATAATGGCAATGCGCAAGATTGGTACGATGGTCTATTAATGACGGGATATTTATTAGAAAAACATGTTTTTTCTTTGAAAAATAAGTCATTGCCAAATGCTAGATTATTATTAATCGAAAAAATAAAACATTTGATCAAATAA
- a CDS encoding FUSC family protein: protein MELDNTIRKWKWLYAPSSSALGLAFRTAFTSLFALYVALWMEMDSPFWAPLTVWMVALITPQESNAKAKWHLFGTILGTTAAVILIGLFPQEPFIFVILLASWVGGCCFVAAFLNNFRIHGMRVSAFTFALIAIDAIPDPNQIFDVAMARASYIILAIILQKTTTSIFVGDQKQIQITWLHDNLNKAIHKTCFILSQFFKGNHYILDKNRSLFSTFYQLNQKSEFADMAIAPHSHLGAHGRLILAIANNILLRTYCLQKLVTMNKSGEIVKNLPQQAASFFSELPNLITSQNNANKLLTEVKSVRRHLYTLLVKFSDQLAHCSDFNHKDLLFTEISIIYGSLVQLEEMLSQFSTYTILKVGSGFSYHINTYRNIRKARYNGLRVFIAIVLSGLIWEITAWDHGMQFLMYVCVVCAISSIAERPTIATKAYWKGACYAIITTGFINFLIIPVINDFEVLVFVLLPFMFVAGLAACHTPTALIAIAFNFFFFVLLAFNNQNRANESSFINLSFSLLAAIIFTSIICHLIFPVTTKKELLFTCSDMIKNLKKVSKQYLLPSRQYWINQQVSNLVYIVDDSKNIPSQNKEIFFYGAHSIILIGEQILKIRSFTKNNRNIDNELRDIIKNILYKLSKNPSTLCINQQLITYEYHRFLRYYSNLNNQESKKNLLPILSCIAIIKNQLYYYTRFTKLLYILGQKS from the coding sequence ATGGAACTTGATAATACAATCAGAAAATGGAAGTGGTTGTATGCACCTTCTTCCTCTGCTCTAGGGCTTGCGTTTCGAACGGCTTTTACCTCTTTATTTGCTTTATATGTTGCTCTTTGGATGGAAATGGATTCACCCTTTTGGGCGCCTTTGACTGTGTGGATGGTTGCGTTGATCACACCACAAGAAAGCAACGCAAAGGCAAAATGGCACCTATTTGGTACTATTTTAGGAACAACAGCAGCGGTAATATTAATTGGACTTTTCCCTCAAGAACCTTTTATTTTTGTTATTTTATTGGCCAGTTGGGTGGGTGGGTGCTGCTTTGTTGCCGCTTTTTTAAATAATTTTCGTATCCATGGGATGCGCGTATCCGCCTTTACATTTGCCTTAATTGCAATTGATGCCATTCCTGACCCTAATCAGATTTTTGACGTTGCTATGGCCAGAGCCTCTTATATTATTTTGGCAATTATACTTCAAAAAACAACAACCTCTATTTTCGTGGGTGATCAAAAACAAATCCAAATTACGTGGTTGCACGATAATTTAAACAAAGCCATTCACAAAACCTGTTTTATCTTATCACAATTTTTCAAAGGAAATCATTACATATTAGACAAAAATAGGTCTTTGTTCTCGACATTTTATCAATTAAACCAAAAATCAGAATTTGCAGATATGGCTATTGCCCCACACAGCCACCTTGGTGCGCATGGGCGATTAATATTAGCCATTGCGAATAATATTTTATTAAGAACTTATTGTTTACAAAAACTCGTAACAATGAATAAATCAGGCGAAATTGTTAAAAATCTTCCACAACAAGCTGCTTCTTTTTTCTCCGAATTGCCGAATTTAATTACTTCTCAAAATAATGCGAATAAGTTGCTGACTGAAGTTAAGTCAGTAAGACGTCATCTTTATACATTACTGGTGAAATTTAGTGATCAACTGGCTCATTGTTCTGACTTTAACCATAAAGATCTATTATTTACTGAAATTTCTATTATTTATGGATCTTTAGTTCAACTTGAAGAAATGCTATCGCAATTTAGCACCTATACAATATTAAAGGTAGGTAGTGGGTTTTCCTATCATATCAATACGTATCGTAATATTCGTAAAGCCCGCTATAACGGTTTACGTGTTTTCATTGCCATCGTTCTTTCTGGATTAATATGGGAAATAACGGCATGGGATCACGGTATGCAATTTTTGATGTATGTTTGCGTTGTTTGCGCTATCAGTTCGATTGCTGAACGTCCAACAATAGCCACAAAAGCCTATTGGAAAGGGGCATGTTATGCAATTATAACCACTGGATTTATCAATTTTTTAATTATTCCAGTCATTAACGATTTTGAAGTTCTCGTTTTTGTTTTATTGCCTTTTATGTTTGTTGCAGGATTGGCCGCATGTCATACACCAACGGCTTTGATTGCGATTGCTTTTAATTTTTTCTTTTTTGTATTGCTGGCTTTCAATAATCAAAACCGAGCAAATGAATCAAGCTTTATCAATTTAAGTTTTTCATTGCTTGCTGCTATAATTTTTACGTCTATCATCTGCCATTTAATTTTCCCTGTAACAACAAAAAAAGAGCTTCTTTTTACATGCTCTGATATGATTAAAAACTTGAAAAAAGTATCAAAACAATATTTATTACCATCAAGACAATATTGGATAAATCAACAAGTCAGTAATTTGGTTTACATTGTTGATGACAGTAAAAATATACCAAGCCAAAACAAAGAAATTTTTTTCTATGGGGCTCACTCCATAATATTAATCGGTGAACAAATACTTAAAATACGTTCCTTTACTAAAAATAATAGAAATATTGACAATGAGTTGCGCGATATTATTAAAAATATATTATATAAATTGAGTAAAAATCCAAGCACACTCTGTATTAATCAACAATTAATCACCTATGAATATCATCGATTTCTAAGATATTATTCTAATTTAAATAATCAAGAATCAAAAAAGAATTTACTACCGATTTTATCTTGTATTGCGATTATTAAAAACCAACTTTATTATTACACACGCTTTACGAAACTATTGTATATTTTAGGACAAAAGTCCTAA